Proteins co-encoded in one Chitinivibrio alkaliphilus ACht1 genomic window:
- a CDS encoding 3-oxoacyl-ACP synthase III family protein yields MSIRRGSIVSVGVALPETVRTNAYYEEYLDTTDEWIVRRTGIRERRIWENAPADACAELGARAGNHALHRADVSPESVDTVICATFTPDNFFPSTAAGICAKMGITNAFAMDISAACSGFVYGMTLAASLIESGQSSRVLLVGSEIISRSLDFSDRGTCILFGDGAGAVLLEPSTSEAGVLASYNYTDPSLGDVLKLPSWDSQQILEMDGKPVYKQAVHLMPQMIRSALEKTSYTPDDLDLLIPHQANQRIITKVGEKLGLDPQRVVSNVARYGNTSSATIPIALYEAWEESRVFPGALVGFTALGGGVTAGATIIRF; encoded by the coding sequence ATGAGTATACGAAGAGGTTCTATTGTGTCTGTGGGGGTTGCGCTCCCGGAAACGGTACGTACAAATGCATACTATGAAGAGTATCTGGATACCACCGATGAGTGGATTGTCCGCCGAACGGGAATTCGGGAACGCCGTATCTGGGAAAATGCTCCTGCCGATGCCTGTGCCGAACTGGGCGCCCGTGCAGGGAATCACGCCCTCCATCGCGCCGATGTTTCTCCCGAGTCAGTGGATACGGTTATTTGCGCCACCTTCACGCCGGATAACTTCTTTCCCTCCACCGCAGCGGGCATTTGTGCAAAAATGGGAATTACCAATGCCTTTGCCATGGATATATCTGCGGCCTGTTCCGGTTTTGTCTATGGAATGACCTTGGCCGCCTCGTTAATTGAGTCGGGGCAAAGCTCCCGAGTGCTTTTGGTGGGGAGTGAAATTATCTCCCGAAGTTTAGACTTTTCAGATCGGGGAACCTGTATTCTTTTTGGAGATGGGGCCGGAGCAGTGCTGCTGGAGCCCAGTACCAGTGAAGCAGGAGTCCTTGCGTCCTATAACTATACGGATCCTTCCTTGGGTGATGTTCTAAAACTCCCCTCATGGGATTCACAACAGATTTTGGAAATGGACGGCAAACCTGTATATAAACAGGCGGTTCACCTCATGCCGCAGATGATCCGGTCGGCTTTGGAGAAAACATCCTATACACCGGATGATCTCGATCTTTTGATTCCGCATCAGGCAAATCAACGTATTATTACTAAGGTTGGGGAGAAGTTAGGCTTAGACCCTCAACGTGTTGTTTCAAATGTGGCAAGATATGGCAATACTTCGTCGGCCACCATCCCCATTGCTCTCTACGAGGCGTGGGAGGAATCCCGGGTTTTTCCTGGGGCGTTAGTGGGCTTTACCGCTCTTGGTGGGGGCGTTACGGCCGGTGCAACAATTATTCGTTTTTAA
- the fabD gene encoding ACP S-malonyltransferase: protein MKYAFLYPGQGAQKIGMGKDLYDAFPVAQDYFKRAEEVLGYDLTEIVFEDSQSRLGQTEYTQPALFTLEAIITEILAERGCQPAIAMGHSLGEYGALYAGKVFSFETGLSLIARRGKYMAEAGAESTGTMAAVIGVSPEDIARTLEKVSSGTVVSANVNSPVQTVISGEKEAVEEASALLEAAGAKRVVPLAVSGAFHSPLMQPAADKLATALEEITFADPHCPVISNVTAKAETSGAVLKGLLVDQLLSPVQWVASEHTLSGYDLDGYLEVGPGKVLAGLLRAYDRKMRVKSCGDLASIEKNC, encoded by the coding sequence ATGAAATACGCCTTTCTTTATCCCGGACAGGGTGCTCAGAAAATTGGTATGGGAAAAGATCTGTACGATGCGTTTCCTGTGGCGCAAGACTATTTCAAGCGTGCTGAAGAGGTCCTCGGATATGATTTGACAGAGATTGTTTTTGAAGATTCTCAGTCTCGACTTGGACAAACAGAGTATACGCAACCGGCCCTGTTTACCCTTGAGGCGATCATTACGGAAATTCTTGCAGAGCGGGGCTGTCAACCTGCTATTGCCATGGGACATTCCTTGGGGGAGTATGGTGCTCTCTATGCGGGGAAGGTCTTCTCCTTTGAAACAGGACTCTCCTTAATAGCGCGGCGTGGAAAATACATGGCTGAAGCGGGAGCTGAAAGTACGGGTACCATGGCAGCTGTAATTGGAGTATCCCCCGAGGATATTGCCCGAACCTTAGAGAAGGTATCTTCTGGCACGGTTGTTTCTGCCAATGTGAACTCCCCGGTTCAGACGGTTATTTCTGGAGAAAAAGAGGCCGTCGAGGAAGCTTCTGCTCTCTTGGAAGCAGCGGGGGCAAAACGGGTCGTCCCCCTTGCAGTAAGCGGTGCATTTCACTCTCCCCTCATGCAACCTGCTGCGGATAAGCTTGCCACAGCGCTTGAGGAGATTACCTTTGCAGATCCACACTGTCCTGTAATTTCCAACGTAACTGCCAAAGCGGAAACCAGCGGGGCTGTATTGAAAGGGTTGCTGGTAGATCAGCTTCTTTCTCCTGTGCAGTGGGTTGCCTCAGAGCACACCCTTTCAGGATATGACCTTGATGGGTATCTTGAAGTGGGTCCCGGGAAGGTTTTGGCCGGGTTACTTCGTGCATATGACCGAAAAATGCGGGTAAAATCCTGTGGTGACCTTGCAAGCATAGAAAAAAATTGTTAG
- the rpmF gene encoding 50S ribosomal protein L32, translating into MAVPKRRTSRTRRDKRRSHDALNAVAPAKCKNCGEPKLSHRVCPNCGFYKGEEVVVIEE; encoded by the coding sequence ATGGCAGTACCAAAAAGAAGAACTTCACGGACAAGAAGAGACAAGCGACGCTCGCATGACGCGCTCAATGCAGTGGCTCCGGCAAAATGCAAAAACTGTGGAGAGCCGAAGCTATCACATCGGGTATGCCCCAATTGCGGCTTCTATAAAGGCGAAGAAGTAGTCGTTATAGAAGAGTAG
- a CDS encoding fatty acid/phospholipid synthesis protein PlsX, whose product MSDFSIAVDMHGGDYGFSAMGEAVYASLPYLPETLSVVLCGEESSLAPFIQRNRLEPLVDSGRIRLVYAHNVPVGASASAFYKKHSDSSLVRSVALQKEGAVTLSLSAGDTGALYGAALFLLGRQSGIERPALAATVPSARGSVVLLLDVGANLTCRSQHLIDFAHLGSTFMERVITAPPVVSLLNVGMESHKGTREVRQAHEALSKSSRLVYDGYIEGNRVLTGDADVIVCNGFVGNAVLKLSEGIFRFVRREFQDGLNDRGRKKLHCFDAELYGAVPLLGVRGHVYKAHGSSSVTALTNALVTAAKTLYL is encoded by the coding sequence ATGTCTGATTTTTCTATCGCTGTGGATATGCACGGCGGCGACTACGGGTTTTCTGCCATGGGAGAGGCTGTGTATGCCTCATTACCGTACTTGCCGGAAACCCTTTCGGTCGTTTTGTGTGGTGAAGAGTCGTCTCTTGCACCCTTTATTCAAAGAAACCGCCTTGAGCCGCTGGTTGATTCAGGGCGGATTCGTCTTGTATACGCGCACAATGTGCCCGTAGGGGCTTCTGCGAGCGCTTTTTATAAAAAACATTCTGATTCTTCTCTTGTGAGATCCGTGGCGCTTCAGAAAGAAGGGGCTGTCACCCTTTCTCTCTCTGCCGGCGATACAGGCGCGTTGTACGGCGCGGCTCTGTTTTTATTAGGACGGCAGTCAGGTATCGAGCGTCCTGCCCTTGCTGCAACAGTTCCCTCAGCTCGGGGGTCTGTGGTGCTGCTTCTGGATGTCGGTGCGAACCTTACGTGTCGTAGTCAGCATTTAATTGATTTTGCCCATCTTGGAAGTACCTTTATGGAGCGGGTTATCACGGCTCCCCCCGTGGTTTCTTTGTTGAATGTTGGTATGGAATCTCACAAAGGGACGCGTGAGGTTCGTCAGGCCCATGAGGCACTTTCAAAGTCTTCTCGCCTTGTCTATGATGGATATATTGAGGGCAACCGTGTTCTTACCGGTGATGCTGATGTGATTGTGTGCAATGGCTTTGTGGGCAATGCGGTGTTAAAATTAAGTGAGGGTATTTTCCGGTTTGTTCGACGGGAGTTTCAAGATGGCCTTAATGACCGCGGCAGAAAGAAACTTCATTGTTTTGATGCGGAGCTGTATGGTGCAGTGCCGCTCTTGGGGGTTCGAGGGCACGTCTATAAGGCACATGGCTCTTCATCGGTAACAGCCCTTACCAATGCTTTGGTGACTGCTGCGAAAACATTATATTTGTAA